The following are encoded in a window of Candidatus Methylomirabilis limnetica genomic DNA:
- a CDS encoding GvpL/GvpF family gas vesicle protein, with the protein MREEGKYLYAIIGTNEERNFGPIGLGGREVETIAYRDLSAVMSTAPLRKYEVSKANLLAHERVLERVMNEHTVLPVRYCTVAQNAEEIRQLLERRYQELKHLLRDLDGKVELGVKAFWREMDLLFQEIVDENEAIKHLKAEIARQPSRQTHPQRIAIGKMVQAALEAKKEGEGEQILWVLRRLAAEHRLNATVGDRMFLNAAFLVDRAREKEFDDQMERLSLRYRERVKFAYVGPVPPYNFVNIILHPDE; encoded by the coding sequence GTGCGTGAGGAGGGGAAGTACCTGTATGCGATCATCGGGACCAACGAGGAAAGGAACTTCGGCCCCATCGGCCTGGGCGGCCGGGAGGTCGAGACCATCGCCTACCGGGATCTCAGCGCGGTCATGAGTACTGCACCCTTGCGCAAGTATGAGGTCAGCAAGGCGAACCTCCTGGCCCATGAGCGGGTACTGGAGCGAGTCATGAACGAGCATACTGTCCTCCCGGTCAGATACTGCACTGTCGCCCAGAACGCTGAGGAGATCCGGCAGCTCCTGGAGCGGCGGTACCAGGAACTGAAACATCTCCTGCGAGACCTGGACGGGAAGGTGGAGCTGGGGGTGAAGGCCTTCTGGCGGGAGATGGATCTCCTCTTCCAGGAGATCGTGGATGAGAACGAGGCGATTAAGCATCTGAAGGCGGAGATCGCCAGGCAGCCGTCCCGTCAGACCCATCCTCAGCGGATCGCCATCGGCAAGATGGTCCAGGCCGCCCTGGAGGCGAAGAAGGAGGGGGAGGGAGAGCAGATCCTCTGGGTATTGAGGCGTCTGGCTGCGGAGCACCGTCTCAACGCGACCGTCGGCGACAGGATGTTCCTCAACGCTGCATTCCTGGTGGATCGGGCCAGGGAGAAGGAGTTCGACGACCAGATGGAGCGGCTGTCCCTTCGATACCGGGAACGCGTGAAGTTCGCCTACGTGGGGCCAGTCCCCCCTTACAACTTTGTCAACATCATCCTCCACCCTGACGAGTGA
- a CDS encoding response regulator has product MLEVLVVDDEKDICWALQIGLKDEGVHITHVYRGEDAMRQVQGRRFDAAIIDVKLPGMSGIEVSHVIRRLVPRLPILMISGYHYEEDQPIVEGIRRGDFQGFISKPFELHHVTTLLKRAIREGV; this is encoded by the coding sequence ATGCTTGAGGTCCTCGTCGTGGATGACGAAAAGGACATTTGTTGGGCCCTACAGATAGGCCTGAAGGACGAGGGGGTCCACATTACCCACGTCTACCGTGGGGAGGATGCGATGCGTCAGGTGCAAGGGCGGAGGTTTGACGCTGCCATCATCGACGTGAAACTCCCCGGCATGAGCGGTATCGAGGTCTCTCACGTCATCCGGCGGCTTGTTCCCCGGCTGCCAATCCTGATGATCTCGGGTTACCACTACGAGGAGGATCAGCCAATCGTGGAGGGGATAAGGAGAGGCGATTTCCAGGGCTTCATCAGCAAGCCCTTTGAACTCCATCACGTCACGACCCTCCTGAAGCGTGCCATCAGGGAGGGCGTATAG
- the gvpJ gene encoding gas vesicle protein, whose product MPQNIPHSIQTTSLADILERVLDKGIVIAGDIKICLADVELLTIKIRLLVASVEKAKEMGIDWWQSDPALSSKARVLEEENHQLKERLDRLEARLGG is encoded by the coding sequence ATGCCACAGAACATCCCCCACAGCATCCAGACCACCAGCCTGGCTGACATCCTGGAACGGGTCCTCGACAAGGGGATCGTCATCGCCGGCGACATCAAGATCTGCCTCGCCGACGTCGAGTTGTTGACCATCAAGATCCGGCTCCTGGTCGCCTCGGTGGAGAAGGCCAAGGAGATGGGAATCGACTGGTGGCAGAGCGACCCCGCCCTCTCCTCGAAGGCCAGGGTCCTGGAAGAGGAGAACCATCAACTCAAGGAGCGGCTTGACCGACTTGAGGCCCGCCTCGGCGGGTAA
- a CDS encoding GvpL/GvpF family gas vesicle protein, with protein sequence MGKYIYCVTDEAREESFGLLGIGGRDDELTAIAYRDIAAIVSDSPVMRYPVSRENSLVHERAIEAVFKCHTVLPARFCTIAENEARVRAILEREYVEFRGLLERMRGKVEVGVKAIFNETLIYQEILERYGEIRRRKEAIAKLPPQQAHWQLVEVGRMVEAALKVEKDRVREEIVEALKGACHDFRLTNRLLGERMIMNAAFLIDRDQEAAFDRRMDELAERYREMVRFKYVGGFPPFNFVNLVIQV encoded by the coding sequence ATGGGAAAGTACATCTATTGCGTCACGGATGAGGCTCGAGAGGAGAGCTTCGGCCTTTTAGGAATCGGCGGCCGGGATGATGAGTTGACCGCCATCGCGTATCGCGACATTGCAGCCATCGTGAGCGACTCCCCCGTCATGCGCTATCCCGTCTCTCGGGAGAACTCGCTGGTTCACGAGCGGGCCATTGAGGCCGTCTTCAAATGCCATACTGTCCTGCCCGCCCGATTCTGCACTATTGCCGAGAACGAAGCGAGGGTGCGGGCCATCCTGGAGCGGGAGTATGTCGAGTTCAGGGGCCTCCTGGAGCGGATGCGCGGAAAGGTGGAGGTGGGGGTGAAGGCGATCTTCAACGAAACGCTCATATACCAAGAGATTCTCGAGCGATACGGGGAGATCCGGAGGCGGAAAGAGGCCATCGCCAAACTGCCTCCCCAGCAGGCCCACTGGCAGCTTGTCGAGGTTGGGAGGATGGTGGAGGCGGCCCTTAAGGTCGAGAAGGATAGAGTCCGGGAGGAGATCGTGGAGGCGCTGAAGGGGGCCTGTCACGACTTCCGCCTGACCAATCGGCTCCTGGGGGAGCGGATGATCATGAATGCGGCCTTCCTGATAGACCGGGACCAGGAGGCGGCCTTTGATCGGAGAATGGACGAGCTGGCTGAGCGGTATCGGGAGATGGTCAGGTTCAAGTATGTGGGGGGGTTCCCCCCCTTCAACTTCGTGAACCTGGTCATTCAGGTCTAG
- a CDS encoding ArsA family ATPase, protein MKLILFGGKGGVGKTTCASAAAVQLADAGCRTLLVSTDPAHSLSDCLELEIGPEVQKIEGVANLSALEISAQRLFLKFKEEHGEEIKRILETGTYLDEGDIDDLFPLSIPGLDEVMAFKELVELMDRGEYDFHILDTAPTGHALRLLALPELLDEWIRVLARMRYKYRYVVSRLARRDIHEPADDFLFTMKRAVKKIQGLLRDPTRCEFVVVTIPETMAIAETQRLVGELDRLKIPVRRLVVNHVVSSEGGACPFCCERWQEQRGLLQECEHAFPQLTIFKLLARPKQVKGLQRLREILFPIQWFSADPVVVTDRGLA, encoded by the coding sequence GTGAAGCTGATCCTCTTCGGCGGCAAGGGGGGGGTCGGTAAGACCACGTGTGCCTCGGCCGCGGCCGTCCAGCTCGCCGACGCTGGATGCCGGACGCTCCTGGTTTCGACCGACCCGGCCCACTCCCTCTCCGACTGTCTCGAGCTGGAGATCGGCCCTGAGGTTCAGAAGATCGAAGGGGTCGCGAACCTCTCGGCGTTGGAAATCTCGGCCCAGCGGCTCTTCCTGAAGTTCAAGGAGGAGCATGGCGAGGAGATCAAGCGCATTCTGGAAACCGGGACCTATCTGGACGAGGGAGATATCGACGACCTCTTCCCCCTCTCCATCCCCGGGCTCGACGAGGTGATGGCCTTTAAAGAGCTGGTGGAGCTGATGGATCGGGGCGAGTACGACTTCCACATCCTGGACACGGCCCCCACGGGCCACGCCCTGCGCCTGCTGGCCCTCCCCGAGCTGCTGGATGAGTGGATCCGGGTCCTGGCCCGGATGCGGTATAAGTACCGCTACGTCGTCTCCCGCCTGGCTCGACGGGACATCCACGAGCCCGCGGATGACTTCCTCTTCACCATGAAGCGGGCGGTGAAGAAGATCCAAGGGCTTCTCCGCGACCCCACCCGCTGTGAGTTCGTCGTCGTCACCATCCCGGAGACGATGGCCATTGCCGAGACCCAGCGGCTGGTCGGGGAGCTCGACCGCCTGAAGATCCCCGTTCGGCGCCTGGTCGTGAACCACGTGGTCTCCTCGGAGGGCGGGGCCTGCCCCTTCTGCTGCGAGCGGTGGCAGGAGCAGCGAGGGTTGCTTCAGGAGTGTGAACACGCCTTCCCCCAGCTCACGATCTTCAAACTGCTGGCGCGTCCCAAGCAGGTCAAGGGCCTCCAGCGGCTCAGGGAGATTCTATTTCCCATCCAGTGGTTCAGCGCGGATCCCGTGGTCGTGACGGATCGGGGCCTTGCGTGA
- a CDS encoding CDC48 family AAA ATPase produces MEERPPKTLTLRVAEALPKDVGRGLARLDPDDMKALGAEVGDIVQIQGKRQTVAKLLPAYVEARGKGIVQVDGLTRTNAQVGLAERVTVTKVSARPAARLTLSPLSPMRPTKGERDTRYLARLIEGLPMLSGDRIRATILGTTAQEFTVLETVPGGPVIVQAATLLRVRQPEGPVEASKVSYEDIGGLRREIQRVREMIELPLKYPEVFERLGIGAPKGVLLLGPPGCGKTLIARAVANETDARFFAVSGPEVIHKFYGESEAKLRKLFEEAERQAPSIIFLDEIDAIAPKRETVVGEVEKRVVAQLLALMDGLRGRGQVIIIGATNIPNALDPALRRPGRFDREITIGIPDKKGRLEILEIHSRGMPLAEDVNLEELSEITHGFVGADLEALCREAAMAALRALLPQIEFEVGAIPFEALMELRINRAHFLEALKEVEPSALREITIEVPSVRWEAIGGLEQIKKELQQTMEWPLKYAPLFKHAGAMPPKGILLYGRPGTGKTLLAKAAATESQANFISVKGPQLMSKWVGESEKGVREVFKRAKQAAPCLIFFDEIDAIAPMRGSGGDSHVTERVISQLLTELDGIEELRGVVVLAATNRLDMVDPALLRPGRFDLLIELPLPDEAARLEILRVHTRGKPLAPDVDLAALARQSEGRSGADIEAICRRATMFAIEEYLEAHPWESDPGFRNYALKMAHLEEALKALAKGGAR; encoded by the coding sequence ATGGAAGAGCGGCCTCCGAAAACCCTCACCCTCCGGGTGGCCGAAGCCCTTCCCAAGGACGTAGGGCGGGGGCTCGCCCGCCTTGATCCTGACGACATGAAGGCCCTTGGCGCCGAGGTGGGCGACATCGTTCAGATCCAGGGGAAGCGCCAGACCGTGGCCAAGCTCCTGCCAGCCTACGTAGAAGCCCGGGGGAAGGGGATCGTCCAGGTGGACGGCCTCACGCGGACCAACGCTCAGGTGGGACTGGCCGAGAGAGTGACAGTGACGAAGGTCTCGGCCCGGCCGGCGGCGAGGCTCACCCTTTCCCCCCTTTCCCCGATGCGTCCGACCAAGGGAGAGCGGGACACCCGCTACCTCGCCCGGCTCATTGAGGGCTTGCCGATGCTATCCGGTGACCGGATCCGGGCCACCATCCTCGGCACCACGGCTCAGGAGTTCACCGTTTTGGAAACCGTGCCCGGAGGGCCTGTCATCGTCCAAGCCGCCACTCTGCTCCGCGTCCGCCAGCCCGAGGGCCCTGTGGAGGCCTCGAAGGTTTCCTACGAGGACATCGGGGGGCTCCGCCGGGAGATCCAGCGGGTCCGGGAGATGATCGAACTCCCACTGAAGTATCCAGAGGTCTTCGAACGCCTGGGGATTGGTGCGCCCAAAGGAGTGCTGCTCCTAGGCCCACCCGGCTGTGGCAAGACGCTCATCGCCAGGGCTGTGGCCAACGAAACAGACGCCCGCTTCTTCGCGGTGAGCGGGCCGGAGGTGATCCACAAATTCTACGGAGAATCGGAGGCCAAGCTCAGAAAACTCTTCGAGGAGGCGGAACGTCAGGCCCCCAGCATCATCTTCCTCGACGAAATAGACGCCATTGCCCCCAAGCGCGAGACGGTGGTGGGGGAGGTGGAGAAGCGGGTGGTGGCTCAGCTCCTGGCCCTCATGGATGGCCTCCGCGGGAGGGGCCAGGTGATTATCATCGGGGCCACCAATATCCCCAACGCCCTTGACCCGGCTCTTCGACGGCCAGGCCGCTTTGATCGGGAGATTACCATCGGGATCCCGGACAAGAAGGGTCGGCTGGAGATCCTGGAGATCCACAGTCGGGGGATGCCATTGGCCGAGGATGTGAACCTTGAGGAGCTCAGCGAGATCACCCACGGTTTCGTGGGCGCGGACTTGGAGGCCCTCTGCCGGGAGGCGGCCATGGCGGCGCTGCGCGCTCTCCTCCCTCAGATCGAGTTCGAGGTGGGCGCCATCCCTTTTGAGGCCCTCATGGAGCTCAGGATCAACCGGGCCCACTTCTTAGAGGCCCTCAAGGAGGTGGAGCCCTCCGCCCTCAGGGAGATTACCATCGAGGTCCCCAGCGTCCGTTGGGAGGCGATCGGCGGCTTGGAGCAAATCAAGAAGGAGCTACAACAAACCATGGAGTGGCCCTTGAAATACGCTCCCCTCTTCAAGCACGCCGGGGCTATGCCTCCCAAGGGGATCCTCCTCTACGGTCGCCCGGGGACTGGCAAGACCCTGCTGGCCAAGGCCGCAGCCACGGAAAGCCAGGCGAACTTCATCAGCGTCAAGGGGCCTCAACTCATGTCCAAGTGGGTGGGGGAGTCGGAGAAGGGGGTCCGGGAGGTCTTCAAACGAGCCAAGCAGGCGGCTCCCTGCCTGATCTTCTTCGATGAGATCGATGCCATTGCCCCGATGCGAGGGTCGGGAGGAGACTCGCACGTGACGGAGCGAGTGATCAGCCAGCTCCTCACGGAGCTGGACGGGATCGAGGAACTGCGCGGCGTGGTGGTGCTCGCCGCCACGAACCGGCTGGATATGGTGGACCCCGCCCTGCTTCGTCCGGGGCGGTTTGACCTCCTTATCGAGCTACCACTGCCCGACGAAGCAGCGAGGCTGGAGATCCTCCGGGTCCACACCCGAGGCAAACCCCTGGCCCCTGATGTGGATCTGGCTGCGCTGGCACGGCAGAGCGAGGGCCGCTCGGGCGCCGACATCGAGGCCATCTGCCGGAGAGCCACGATGTTTGCCATCGAGGAGTACCTGGAGGCTCACCCATGGGAGAGCGATCCGGGCTTTCGGAACTACGCATTGAAGATGGCTCATCTTGAGGAGGCCCTGAAGGCCCTGGCGAAAGGAGGAGCGAGGTGA
- a CDS encoding gas vesicle protein GvpG produces MLLIDDLIALPFKGLIGVFEKIHEMADREQNDEGYIQEKLLELQLLYEMDEIGEAEYTVQAAEWEARLNAVRQADEEVELAGGEAVPGPAETGGGDAVTGSGGPPHEGEV; encoded by the coding sequence ATGCTCCTCATTGACGATCTCATCGCGCTCCCCTTCAAGGGCCTCATCGGCGTCTTCGAGAAGATCCACGAGATGGCCGACCGGGAGCAGAACGATGAGGGGTACATCCAGGAAAAGCTCCTGGAACTCCAACTCCTCTACGAGATGGACGAGATCGGCGAGGCGGAGTACACTGTGCAAGCAGCGGAATGGGAGGCGAGGCTCAATGCCGTCCGGCAGGCCGACGAAGAGGTGGAGTTGGCGGGAGGTGAGGCGGTGCCAGGCCCTGCGGAGACCGGTGGGGGCGATGCCGTGACTGGCAGCGGTGGGCCCCCGCATGAAGGGGAGGTGTAA
- the gvpN gene encoding gas vesicle protein GvpN, with translation MRGIEELSTVIEPAPLPDFVETKHVKDLTERAMGYIKAGFPIHFRGASGTGKTTLALHVASKLERPVVLIHGDEEYTTSDLVGGEYGYHLRKVIDRFVSRVLKVEEDMVKRWVDNRLTIACKYGFTLIYDEFTRSRPEANNIFLAILQERMLDLPIRRGGEETYLRVDPNFTAIFTSNPEEYAGVHRSQDALRDRMITMDLDHFDEETEAAITQAKSGLPRKEAEKIVKVVRALRESGACEFSPTVRGAIMIARSLTVLNGHVKGSSGVFRQVCQDILASETSRVGSKSNQAKVRELVKKIVKQYC, from the coding sequence ATGAGAGGTATAGAGGAACTCAGCACGGTCATCGAGCCTGCCCCGTTGCCGGATTTTGTGGAAACAAAGCATGTCAAAGACCTCACCGAACGGGCCATGGGCTATATCAAGGCGGGCTTCCCGATTCACTTCCGGGGGGCCTCCGGCACGGGCAAGACCACCCTGGCCCTCCATGTGGCCTCGAAGCTCGAACGTCCTGTCGTGCTAATCCACGGCGACGAAGAGTACACCACCTCGGACCTGGTGGGAGGAGAGTACGGCTATCACCTGAGGAAGGTCATTGACCGCTTCGTTTCCCGGGTCCTGAAGGTCGAGGAAGACATGGTCAAGCGGTGGGTCGATAACCGCCTCACCATTGCCTGCAAGTACGGCTTCACCCTCATCTACGACGAGTTCACCCGCTCCCGGCCCGAGGCCAACAACATCTTTCTCGCCATTCTCCAGGAGCGGATGCTGGACCTCCCCATCCGTCGTGGGGGGGAGGAGACCTACTTGAGGGTCGATCCGAACTTCACGGCGATCTTCACCTCGAACCCCGAGGAGTACGCCGGCGTCCACCGGAGCCAGGATGCCCTCCGCGACCGAATGATCACCATGGACTTGGACCACTTCGATGAGGAAACGGAGGCCGCCATCACCCAGGCTAAGTCCGGTCTCCCCCGGAAGGAGGCGGAGAAGATCGTCAAGGTCGTCCGGGCCCTCCGGGAGTCGGGAGCGTGTGAATTCTCTCCCACCGTCCGCGGCGCGATCATGATCGCCAGATCCCTCACGGTGCTCAATGGCCACGTCAAGGGGTCCAGTGGAGTCTTCCGGCAGGTCTGCCAGGACATTCTGGCCTCGGAGACGAGTCGGGTGGGGAGCAAGAGCAATCAGGCCAAGGTCAGGGAGCTGGTGAAGAAGATCGTCAAACAATACTGCTGA
- a CDS encoding double zinc ribbon domain-containing protein encodes MKGRCNAMVGSFKCPGCGETTWGALKHCTKCGEPLTRRCPECGGTWRYIYKDDYKFCPSCGARVEPARVGR; translated from the coding sequence ATGAAGGGGAGGTGTAACGCTATGGTAGGGTCATTCAAGTGTCCGGGGTGTGGGGAGACGACGTGGGGGGCGCTCAAGCATTGCACGAAGTGCGGGGAGCCGTTAACACGGCGATGCCCCGAGTGCGGGGGAACGTGGCGGTACATCTACAAGGATGACTACAAGTTCTGTCCGTCCTGCGGGGCGAGGGTCGAGCCGGCCAGAGTGGGACGGTAG
- the gvpA gene encoding gas vesicle structural protein GvpA: protein MAVEKAIASSSLVEVIDRILDKGVVIDAWVRVSLVGIELLAIEARVVVASVETYLKYAEAIGLTATAAAPA, encoded by the coding sequence ATGGCAGTGGAGAAGGCAATCGCGTCGTCAAGTCTGGTTGAGGTGATCGATCGGATCCTGGACAAGGGTGTGGTCATCGATGCCTGGGTGCGCGTCTCCCTGGTTGGGATCGAGCTCCTGGCTATCGAGGCCCGGGTGGTGGTGGCCTCCGTCGAGACGTACCTGAAGTATGCTGAGGCCATCGGCCTGACCGCTACAGCGGCGGCACCGGCGTAA
- a CDS encoding GvpL/GvpF family gas vesicle protein: MEALHLYCVLGNGVQVDSGLIGLDGRQVSDVCHRGLTALVSLTPIRAYKSMKKEEVIPYLFTHQVVLEQVMKRQTVVPVKFGTMARDEARVRKILESGYPQLTAALEAMEGKIELNLVAQWRDLISVLRQIGEEPEIRQNRAAIADRSPQETTEERIRVGQMVKVRLDQRREALGAEIALALKPLAHGLCPHALLDDRMILNTAFLVDRDREGEVGKALERLNNRYDNAIDFRCVGPLPPYSFATVEVRSFEFEEIDSARRLLELGEQATLQDAKEAYRRLVQQCHPDLISDGGKVGQKANGAFEAVTRAYRLLGEYSQVGSSFRAPDVLDTVAVKLFQLSQEPAGA; this comes from the coding sequence ATGGAAGCCCTCCACCTCTACTGTGTTCTCGGGAATGGCGTGCAGGTAGACTCCGGCCTGATCGGCCTCGATGGGCGTCAGGTCTCAGACGTCTGCCATCGCGGTCTGACAGCTCTCGTCAGCCTCACTCCTATCCGGGCCTACAAGTCCATGAAGAAGGAGGAGGTCATCCCATACCTCTTCACCCATCAGGTCGTCCTCGAGCAGGTCATGAAGCGCCAGACAGTGGTACCCGTGAAGTTCGGGACTATGGCTCGGGATGAGGCCCGGGTGCGGAAGATCCTGGAGTCAGGCTACCCCCAGCTTACGGCCGCCCTGGAGGCTATGGAGGGGAAGATTGAGCTCAACCTGGTGGCCCAGTGGCGCGACCTCATTTCGGTGTTACGGCAGATCGGCGAAGAGCCGGAGATCAGGCAGAACAGGGCCGCAATCGCGGACCGGTCCCCGCAGGAGACCACGGAAGAACGGATCAGAGTCGGTCAGATGGTCAAGGTCCGGCTGGATCAGCGACGGGAGGCCCTGGGCGCTGAGATCGCCCTAGCCCTCAAGCCCTTGGCCCACGGCCTCTGCCCTCATGCTCTTCTGGACGATCGAATGATCCTGAACACCGCCTTCTTGGTGGACAGGGACAGGGAAGGAGAAGTCGGCAAGGCTCTGGAGCGGCTGAACAACCGATACGACAACGCCATCGATTTTCGCTGCGTGGGGCCACTTCCCCCATACAGTTTTGCCACCGTTGAGGTCAGGTCATTCGAGTTTGAGGAGATTGACTCCGCGCGGCGGCTCTTGGAACTGGGGGAACAGGCCACCCTTCAGGATGCCAAGGAGGCCTACCGGCGGCTCGTCCAGCAGTGCCATCCAGACCTTATCTCCGATGGGGGCAAGGTCGGCCAGAAGGCCAACGGCGCATTCGAGGCGGTGACGCGGGCCTACCGGCTTCTGGGGGAATACAGCCAGGTGGGCTCATCCTTTCGCGCGCCAGACGTCCTGGACACTGTGGCAGTAAAACTCTTTCAATTGTCTCAGGAGCCCGCCGGTGCGTGA
- the hsp20 gene encoding archaeal heat shock protein Hsp20: MTERKGGAGFGLGDLFKGIGDLIELLKEMEAEGKTETTRTGELRGKGRLKDLRGVYGFNVKVGLGGEPTVETFGNIKKGEAGAVVEEVREPLVDVFDENEAIRVIAEMPGVDTGDVRVELKDDILTISAEGKDRKYSKEILLPAKGKQESLKTSYRNGILEVTVAKAGKSA; the protein is encoded by the coding sequence ATGACAGAGCGAAAAGGTGGAGCGGGATTCGGCCTCGGCGACCTCTTCAAGGGAATTGGCGACCTCATCGAGCTCCTCAAGGAGATGGAGGCGGAGGGGAAGACCGAGACGACTCGCACGGGGGAGCTCAGGGGGAAAGGGCGGCTTAAAGATCTGAGAGGAGTGTACGGCTTCAACGTCAAGGTCGGCCTGGGGGGCGAACCCACCGTCGAGACCTTCGGCAACATCAAGAAGGGCGAAGCGGGGGCCGTGGTCGAGGAGGTGCGGGAGCCGCTGGTAGACGTCTTCGATGAGAACGAGGCCATCCGAGTGATTGCCGAGATGCCCGGAGTGGATACCGGTGACGTCCGGGTAGAGCTGAAAGATGACATTCTCACCATCTCCGCCGAGGGCAAGGACCGGAAGTACAGCAAAGAGATTCTCCTCCCTGCCAAGGGAAAGCAGGAATCGCTGAAGACCTCCTACCGGAACGGCATCCTGGAGGTCACTGTCGCTAAGGCCGGCAAGAGCGCGTGA